CTTGGAACGACTTTTGCCGTAGTTTCTCATTTGGCTCGGCGGCTAtcctcaaaagctttgaacaAACCGTGGATTTTAGTGCAGGGTCGATCTGCATGAAGACATCTCTGTGTCTTTCAATTAATTCAACAACGCTGTTTCTGACCAGACTTCCTACATCTCCTCTGTCCGTAACTGTATAATCGTCTAAAAGATCAACAGTTGCTGTTAATATTGAGAGTACCCTAGGTGCCTCGATACTCAACAGTCTATCAGATATTCCAGAAACAACTTCGCGGCGAGCTTCGCAGTCCATATGCGGGCATAACTCCCTAAATACTTTGATGAACTGATCAGGATCAATATAAGCAAGGCCTGCACAACACAATGGATTGTTTTGCCTAATAAGTGTTTCGaacttttgcttgaagctATCGACTATGGTTGTAACCTTCGTCTCTCCTTTTTTGCAGGAGAGAATAGAAACTAATGAAACAAAACACATTTTTACTTCGTTGTAATCGCGATCAGAAATCGAACGGTGTCGTACGATTTGGAAGAGAATATCAAGGGTATGAACGTCAATTTGAAAAGAGCCCGTGTTTTCGATTGAAAAAGAACGCAGCATCTTTAGAACGCAGAGCGTTTTGAACCGCTCAGAGGGGTTAGGAGACCTCGGGCTAAGAACAGCAAGAAGTGAAGGAAGCCATTCAGAACAGCACTTTCTCACGGTgtcgtttttgagcaattGTGCCTCTGTGGCAAGATAAGAAAAACAGCACTTCCTTAGGGCATCGTTGCCCTTAAACACCAAGGCTGCCGACTCAGATACGCGGTTCCAAAAACAGTCTGGAAGGTAATTTGCGTCTTGCTTTTCTAGTAATATTCTTATCAAGCCACAGGTCAATTTAACAATGTGCAAATCGTTACTTTGAAGAACGTTATAATCTAAAAGCCAATCCAAAAGCGCATTTGAATATCTTGAATCTTCCTCTTTAAAAATCTTAAAAAGTTGAGGTACGCTCTGTAAATAAGAAGTCTCGAGGTTTTTATTTGGAAGTTCGATAACACGCATAACGTTTTCTCTCTCTAGCAGTGTGTTGCCGTATCTACCTAAAATCTCCTGAAGCGCTGCGGCAGAGGATTTTCTGATTAAAAGGTCTCGATCAAGCAAGGAACAAATCAATGAATTAAGGAACAAATTTTCCGACTCAGAGTTTATGTCGCAGTTCCTGGCAAGTGACCAACAAACAAAATTGGTGGCATCTCTAATTTGGTGTCCCGAAATCTTGTTGACTTTTGTCTGTTGGAACTTTATGGTTATCGGGACAATAGATTCGGTTACCAGCTTTACAAGCTCCGGATTCAATAACTTAATTCGAGAACTTTCGGCGATGACGAGAAGCTGTGTGTGCAAGGTGTCCTCGTCTATTGTATTTGTTGGATTTGAGGAGAGCGTATGCCTTGCATCGTGAACGATGGATTCTATCAAAGAGGATGCTGACTCAGGATCAAGGGCCATGAGCAGCTCCATAATTTTAGCAAAATTATGAGCAAGCTGAAACCTTAACTCGGTGAAAGGTACGTTGAAGCTGTCCAGCAGCCATGAAGCTATTTCTTCGATGGCTTCCCAGTTACGATGGGCCGCGTGTAACTTGCACAGTTTTGGTAGAGTTTTGAAAGTAAGTTTAAGTTTAATCTCATTAGCGCTGTCTGCATTATCTATGCAAAAGCTGGTTAAGTTGTTCAGAGCTGCCGAATCGAGGACCGCTTGACGTTCATGAACCTGCCCTTGCCTTAACACGGCTTTCAGTGTGAAGTTCACTGTGTACAGGTCAGAGGTTTCAttcgagaagcttgagCGAAACAATCCGATATTTTTTGCGAAAAGTTCTGCATGAAC
This is a stretch of genomic DNA from Lachancea thermotolerans CBS 6340 chromosome D complete sequence. It encodes these proteins:
- the CIN1 gene encoding Cin1p (weakly similar to uniprot|P40987 Saccharomyces cerevisiae YOR349W CIN1 Tubulin folding factor D involved in beta-tubulin (Tub2p) folding isolated as mutant with increased chromosome loss and sensitivity to benomyl) gives rise to the protein MEPQNAESILESIEEGVCGLGPLPELLKAIDQFQQDPSILEDRLSEFITKLVDGFFTCRSEDQHRCSQVFYTFSKVCGIKKVMNHLSTDIFLLPKILEKLKDSGDWQDSYLLLAWLKMVLMSPFKLENDSQIYKMTGKFKSLQALHPLVSAVHAELFAKNIGLFRSSFSNETSDLYTVNFTLKAVLRQGQVHERQAVLDSAALNNLTSFCIDNADSANEIKLKLTFKTLPKLCKLHAAHRNWEAIEEIASWLLDSFNVPFTELRFQLAHNFAKIMELLMALDPESASSLIESIVHDARHTLSSNPTNTIDEDTLHTQLLVIAESSRIKLLNPELVKLVTESIVPITIKFQQTKVNKISGHQIRDATNFVCWSLARNCDINSESENLFLNSLICSLLDRDLLIRKSSAAALQEILGRYGNTLLERENVMRVIELPNKNLETSYLQSVPQLFKIFKEEDSRYSNALLDWLLDYNVLQSNDLHIVKLTCGLIRILLEKQDANYLPDCFWNRVSESAALVFKGNDALRKCCFSYLATEAQLLKNDTVRKCCSEWLPSLLAVLSPRSPNPSERFKTLCVLKMLRSFSIENTGSFQIDVHTLDILFQIVRHRSISDRDYNEVKMCFVSLVSILSCKKGETKVTTIVDSFKQKFETLIRQNNPLCCAGLAYIDPDQFIKVFRELCPHMDCEARREVVSGISDRLLSIEAPRVLSILTATVDLLDDYTVTDRGDVGSLVRNSVVELIERHRDVFMQIDPALKSTVCSKLLRIAAEPNEKLRQKSFQVLTRGHDLNQGDSHDSAILNFFQKYYQDKDTEFWVGFMFSAGAMYSTDQLIRTSIDSFLKFYEALSKERKLNLLNHLMRILPSFSEIEAWQASKEHRNALGCQKKDLVKQALASITFWRRIFESGMDVDPAFNATGAYAKFYNLHLIKKFAPLKLAVVRLMPFIAISFKRRAPHEDRMFANIVLKRLKTLACGAKSKSQKLTQIQAMSLEGMVIIYLAFGDDKKVIELEEVSREGPKSLLTFQESI